The Mycolicibacterium smegmatis genome has a window encoding:
- the prfB gene encoding peptide chain release factor 2, which yields MDPDRQADIAALDTTLTTVERVLDVDGLRNRIEQLEKDASDPNLWDDQTRAQKVTSDLSHAQNELRRVEGLRQRLDDLPVLYELAAEAGGPDEVAEADAELAKLREDIEAMEVRTLLSGEYDEREAVVTIRSGAGGVDAADWAEMLMRMYIRWAEKHDYPVEIFDTSYAEEAGIKSATFAVHAPFAYGTLSVEQGTHRLVRISPFDNQSRRQTSFADVEVLPVVETTDHIDIPENDLRVDVYRSSGPGGQSVNTTDSAVRLTHIPTGIVVTCQNEKSQLQNKVSAMRVLQAKLLERKRLEERAELDALKGDGGSSWGNQMRSYVLHPYQMVKDLRTEYEVGNPASVLDGDIDGFLEAGIRWRNRKDDD from the coding sequence GTGGATCCTGACCGTCAAGCAGACATCGCCGCACTCGACACCACTCTGACGACCGTGGAGCGGGTGCTCGACGTGGACGGGCTCCGTAACCGCATCGAACAACTCGAGAAGGACGCCTCCGACCCCAACCTGTGGGACGACCAGACGCGGGCCCAGAAGGTCACCAGCGATCTGTCCCACGCGCAGAACGAACTGCGCCGTGTCGAGGGCCTGCGCCAGCGGTTGGACGACCTGCCGGTGCTCTACGAGCTGGCCGCCGAAGCAGGCGGCCCCGACGAGGTCGCCGAGGCCGACGCCGAGCTCGCCAAGCTGCGCGAGGACATCGAGGCGATGGAGGTCCGCACGCTGCTGTCGGGTGAGTACGACGAGCGCGAGGCCGTCGTCACGATCCGGTCGGGCGCCGGTGGCGTCGACGCCGCGGACTGGGCCGAGATGCTGATGCGCATGTACATCCGCTGGGCCGAGAAGCACGACTACCCCGTGGAGATCTTCGACACCTCCTACGCCGAAGAGGCGGGCATCAAGAGCGCGACCTTCGCGGTGCACGCGCCGTTCGCCTACGGCACGCTCTCGGTCGAGCAAGGCACCCACCGCCTGGTGCGCATCAGCCCGTTCGACAACCAGAGCCGGCGCCAGACGTCGTTCGCCGACGTCGAGGTGCTGCCGGTCGTGGAGACCACCGACCACATCGACATCCCCGAGAACGACCTCCGCGTCGATGTCTACCGCTCGTCGGGTCCCGGCGGACAGTCGGTCAACACCACCGATTCCGCGGTCCGGCTGACCCATATCCCCACCGGTATCGTGGTGACCTGCCAGAACGAGAAGTCGCAGCTGCAGAACAAGGTGTCGGCGATGCGGGTTCTCCAGGCGAAGTTGCTGGAACGCAAGCGGTTGGAGGAACGCGCAGAGCTCGACGCGCTGAAGGGCGACGGCGGCAGTTCCTGGGGTAATCAGATGCGCTCCTACGTCCTGCACCCGTACCAGATGGTGAAGGATCTGCGCACCGAATACGAGGTCGGAAACCCAGCATCGGTACTCGACGGAGACATCGACGGATTCCTGGAGGCAGGAATCAGATGGCGCAACAGAAAAGATGACGATTAG
- a CDS encoding FAD-dependent oxidoreductase produces the protein MRPYHVAIVGSGPSGFFAAASLLKFADSQPDRDVRVDMLEMLPTPWGLVRSGVAPDHPKIKSISAQFEKTAADPRFRFFGNVRVGEHVQPGELAERYDAVVYATGAQSDRALNIPGEELPGSVAAVDFVGWYNAHPHFREMAPDLSGGRAVVVGNGNVALDVARILVSDPKALANTDIADHALDKLDARGVDEVVVLGRRGPLQATFTTLELRELGDMEGLGDVDVILDPADFADITDEDLEAAGKTVKQNIKVLRGYAEREPRGAKRRIVFRFFTSPIELRGEDRVESIVLGRNELVRGADGRMVAKDTGEREELPAQLVVRAVGYRGVPTPGLPFDERSGTIPHTDGRVEGSANEYVVGWIKRGPSGVIGSNKKDSQDTVNTLLDDLAAARLPQRGPDHAEKLAAWLLERQPKVVTGDHWKLIDDYERAAGEPTGRPRVKLASVAELLRVGHG, from the coding sequence ATGCGCCCGTACCACGTAGCGATCGTCGGCTCAGGACCCTCCGGATTCTTTGCTGCCGCATCGCTGCTGAAGTTTGCCGACTCTCAACCCGACCGCGATGTCCGCGTGGACATGCTCGAGATGCTGCCGACCCCGTGGGGTCTGGTGCGCTCCGGCGTCGCTCCCGACCATCCGAAGATCAAGTCGATCAGCGCCCAGTTCGAGAAGACCGCGGCCGACCCCCGCTTCCGGTTCTTCGGCAACGTCCGGGTCGGTGAGCACGTCCAACCGGGCGAACTCGCCGAACGCTACGACGCCGTCGTCTACGCCACCGGCGCACAGTCCGACCGCGCGCTGAACATCCCCGGCGAGGAGCTGCCGGGCAGCGTCGCGGCCGTCGACTTCGTGGGTTGGTACAACGCGCATCCGCATTTCCGCGAGATGGCGCCCGATCTCTCCGGCGGGCGCGCCGTGGTGGTCGGCAACGGCAACGTCGCACTCGATGTCGCACGCATCCTGGTCAGCGATCCGAAGGCGTTGGCCAACACCGACATTGCCGACCATGCGCTGGACAAGCTGGACGCGCGCGGTGTGGACGAGGTCGTGGTGCTCGGCCGGCGTGGTCCGCTGCAGGCGACGTTCACCACGCTGGAGTTGCGTGAACTCGGCGACATGGAGGGCCTCGGCGACGTCGACGTGATCCTGGATCCGGCCGATTTCGCCGACATCACCGACGAGGATCTCGAAGCCGCGGGCAAGACCGTCAAGCAGAACATCAAGGTGCTGCGCGGTTACGCCGAGCGGGAACCGCGAGGCGCCAAGCGGCGCATCGTGTTCCGGTTCTTCACCTCACCGATCGAGCTGCGCGGCGAGGACCGCGTGGAATCGATCGTGTTGGGACGCAACGAACTCGTGCGCGGCGCCGACGGCAGGATGGTGGCCAAGGACACCGGTGAGCGCGAAGAACTGCCGGCACAGCTGGTGGTGCGTGCGGTCGGATACCGCGGCGTGCCGACTCCAGGCCTGCCGTTCGACGAGCGTTCGGGCACCATCCCGCACACCGACGGCCGCGTCGAGGGCAGCGCCAACGAGTACGTGGTGGGCTGGATCAAGCGCGGACCGTCCGGCGTCATCGGCAGCAACAAGAAGGACTCACAGGACACCGTCAACACCCTGCTCGACGACCTCGCCGCGGCCCGGCTGCCCCAGCGCGGGCCCGACCACGCCGAGAAGCTCGCGGCGTGGTTGCTGGAACGTCAGCCCAAGGTGGTCACGGGCGATCACTGGAAGCTGATCGACGACTACGAGCGCGCCGCGGGCGAACCGACCGGCCGACCCCGGGTGAAGCTGGCGAGCGTGGCTGAACTGCTGCGCGTGGGCCACGGCTGA
- the ftsX gene encoding permease-like cell division protein FtsX — protein MRFGFLMNEVLTGLRRNVTMTVAMVLTTAISIGLFGGGLLVVRLADQSRDIYLDRVESQVFLTDDISANDPTCDSDPCKALYRKIDDRDDVRSLRFLNREQAYDDAIKKFPQYKDVAGKDAFPASFVVKLVDPENHEEFDQSMIGQPGVLNVLNQKDLIDRLFAVLDGISSAAFAVALVQAIGAVLLIANMVQVAAYTRRTEIGIMRLVGATRWYTQLPFLVEAMLAALIGVILAIVGLITVRALFLEKALDQFYQANLIAKVDYADILYYSAPWMLFLGLAMSGVTAYVTLRLYVRR, from the coding sequence GTGCGCTTCGGCTTTCTCATGAACGAAGTCCTGACCGGACTTCGTCGCAACGTCACGATGACCGTGGCGATGGTGCTCACCACGGCCATCTCCATCGGCCTGTTCGGTGGGGGTCTGCTGGTGGTCCGGTTGGCCGACCAGTCGCGCGACATCTACCTCGACCGCGTCGAGAGCCAGGTCTTCCTCACCGACGACATCTCGGCCAATGACCCGACGTGCGATTCGGATCCGTGTAAGGCCCTGTACCGCAAGATCGACGACCGCGACGACGTGCGCTCGCTGCGGTTCCTCAACCGCGAGCAGGCCTACGACGACGCGATCAAGAAGTTCCCGCAGTACAAGGACGTCGCAGGCAAGGACGCGTTCCCCGCGTCGTTCGTCGTCAAGCTCGTCGACCCCGAGAACCACGAAGAGTTCGACCAGTCCATGATCGGCCAACCCGGTGTGCTCAACGTGCTCAACCAGAAGGACCTGATCGACCGGTTGTTCGCGGTCCTCGACGGCATCAGCAGCGCGGCGTTCGCGGTCGCGCTGGTACAGGCGATCGGAGCGGTGCTGCTGATCGCGAACATGGTGCAGGTGGCCGCGTACACGCGGCGCACCGAGATCGGCATCATGCGTCTGGTCGGCGCGACGCGGTGGTACACGCAGTTGCCGTTCCTCGTCGAGGCGATGCTCGCCGCGCTGATCGGTGTCATCCTCGCGATCGTCGGACTGATCACGGTGCGTGCGTTGTTCCTGGAGAAGGCGCTCGACCAGTTCTATCAAGCCAACCTGATCGCCAAGGTCGACTACGCGGACATCCTGTATTACAGCGCGCCCTGGATGTTGTTCCTCGGGCTCGCGATGTCCGGTGTCACCGCGTATGTGACGCTGCGGCTCTACGTACGTAGGTAG
- the hisN gene encoding histidinol-phosphatase encodes MSTVADDLTLALELADQADALTMDRFGALDLRVETKPDLTPVTDADRGAEETLRAALAQARPADTVFGEEFGGTTASTGRQWVIDPIDGTKNFVRGVPVWCTLIALLDDGVPTLGVVSAPALARRWWAAEGQGAFGSFNGTTRKLSVSGVSDLSAASLSYSDLTTGWDDRRERFVELTDAVWRVRAYGDFWSYCMVAEGSVDIACEPEVKLWDIAPLDILIREAGGTFTSIDGTDGPHGGSALATNGLLHDAVVSRLAVR; translated from the coding sequence ATGAGCACCGTCGCAGATGACCTCACACTCGCACTCGAACTGGCCGATCAGGCCGACGCCCTCACCATGGACCGGTTCGGCGCGCTGGATCTGCGCGTGGAGACCAAACCCGACCTCACCCCGGTCACCGACGCCGACCGCGGCGCGGAGGAAACGCTGCGCGCGGCACTGGCGCAGGCCCGGCCCGCCGACACCGTGTTCGGTGAGGAGTTCGGCGGCACAACGGCTTCGACGGGCCGGCAGTGGGTCATCGACCCGATCGACGGCACCAAGAACTTCGTGCGCGGCGTGCCGGTGTGGTGCACGCTCATCGCGCTGCTGGATGACGGTGTGCCCACCCTCGGCGTGGTCAGCGCCCCGGCACTGGCCCGCCGGTGGTGGGCCGCCGAGGGGCAGGGCGCATTCGGGTCGTTCAACGGCACGACACGCAAACTGTCGGTGTCGGGTGTCAGCGACCTGTCGGCGGCGAGCCTGTCCTACTCGGACCTGACCACGGGCTGGGACGACCGCCGGGAGCGCTTCGTGGAACTGACCGACGCGGTGTGGCGAGTGCGGGCCTACGGCGACTTCTGGTCCTACTGCATGGTCGCCGAGGGTTCCGTCGACATCGCGTGCGAACCCGAGGTCAAGCTGTGGGACATCGCGCCGCTCGACATCCTGATCCGCGAGGCCGGCGGCACGTTCACCAGCATCGATGGCACCGACGGCCCGCACGGCGGCAGCGCGCTGGCCACCAACGGACTGCTGCACGACGCCGTGGTGAGCAGGCTGGCCGTGCGCTGA
- a CDS encoding mechanosensitive ion channel family protein, whose product MTISSSAATVLAFSVADRWHDFWHGEIGVWILTKGLRIALLLIGGLLAARFISWAAQRVVRRIDAEYQESDQLVRSESAKHRQAVASVISWVSVALLFVIVLVEVTDVLAVPVASLVAPAAVLGAALGFGAQRIVQDLLAGFFIITEKQYGFGDLVRLTIGASNEAEGTVEDVTLRVTKLRSTEGEMYTVPNGQIVKSLNLSKDWARAVVDIPVSVSVDLNVVNDVLNEVAERATEDAELSKLVLDKPQLMGVESIGVDTVNLRMVARTLPGKQFEVGRRLRVRVVRALRRAGVVTSSDASVAAAGDIIHPAAAAEVQIAPQEPKK is encoded by the coding sequence ATGACGATTAGCAGCTCGGCGGCAACCGTTCTCGCCTTCTCGGTGGCCGACCGCTGGCACGACTTCTGGCACGGCGAAATAGGCGTGTGGATCCTGACAAAGGGTCTGCGGATTGCGCTGCTGCTCATCGGCGGCTTGCTCGCGGCCCGCTTCATCAGCTGGGCCGCGCAGCGCGTGGTGCGCCGCATCGATGCCGAGTACCAGGAGAGCGACCAGCTGGTGCGCTCGGAGAGCGCCAAGCACCGTCAGGCCGTCGCGTCGGTGATCTCCTGGGTGTCGGTCGCGTTGTTGTTCGTCATCGTGCTGGTCGAGGTGACCGACGTTCTCGCCGTACCCGTCGCGTCGCTGGTCGCACCGGCCGCCGTGCTCGGTGCGGCGCTCGGTTTCGGTGCACAACGCATCGTGCAGGACCTGCTGGCGGGTTTCTTCATCATCACCGAGAAGCAGTACGGGTTCGGTGACCTCGTGCGGCTCACGATCGGTGCGAGCAACGAGGCCGAGGGCACCGTCGAAGACGTCACGCTGCGCGTCACCAAGCTGCGCTCGACCGAAGGGGAGATGTACACGGTCCCCAACGGGCAGATCGTCAAGTCGCTGAACCTGTCGAAGGACTGGGCACGCGCGGTCGTCGACATCCCGGTGTCGGTGAGCGTCGACCTCAACGTCGTCAACGACGTCCTCAACGAGGTCGCCGAACGCGCCACCGAGGACGCCGAGCTGTCCAAGCTCGTGCTCGACAAACCTCAGCTGATGGGTGTCGAGAGCATCGGCGTGGACACCGTGAACCTCCGCATGGTCGCGCGCACCCTGCCCGGAAAACAGTTCGAGGTAGGACGTCGGCTGCGCGTGCGCGTGGTCCGCGCGCTGCGCCGGGCAGGCGTCGTGACGTCGTCTGACGCATCGGTCGCCGCGGCGGGCGACATCATCCATCCCGCCGCGGCCGCTGAGGTGCAGATCGCACCGCAGGAGCCGAAGAAGTGA
- a CDS encoding oxidoreductase: MESFQALVARTDGDRVEAGLETLEPSALPPGEVTIRVLYSSVNFKDALALTPKGGVVREYPVVPGIDLTGEVVASDSPEFAVGDLVLAHGYDIGTGHHGGYAEYARLPADQIVALGALTPREGAAIGTAGFTAAMSVEAITARGITPDDGPVVVTGATGGVGSVGVDLLSALGYHVVASTGKADRADELRALGAAEVIGRLPADPDAKPRPLARAQWAAAVDCVGGATLADVLSTLKYGGAVAASGLTGGVALHTTVMPFILRGVALLGIDSVQMPIGPRRALWEKLGGPLKPRHLDDVTHEVDIKDVVGVIDEVRAGRYAGRAVVKVAGGF; this comes from the coding sequence ATGGAATCGTTTCAGGCATTGGTGGCACGGACGGACGGCGACCGCGTCGAGGCCGGTTTGGAAACCCTCGAGCCTTCGGCGCTGCCGCCGGGCGAGGTCACCATCCGCGTGCTGTACTCCAGCGTGAACTTCAAGGACGCGCTCGCGCTGACCCCCAAAGGCGGTGTGGTGCGCGAATATCCGGTGGTGCCGGGCATCGACCTCACCGGTGAGGTGGTGGCGTCAGATTCGCCCGAGTTCGCGGTGGGTGATCTGGTACTCGCGCACGGCTACGACATCGGCACCGGCCACCACGGCGGCTACGCCGAGTACGCGCGCCTGCCTGCGGATCAGATTGTCGCGCTGGGCGCGTTGACGCCACGCGAAGGCGCGGCGATCGGCACCGCCGGGTTCACCGCGGCGATGAGCGTGGAGGCCATCACCGCCCGGGGCATCACACCCGACGACGGCCCCGTCGTGGTCACTGGCGCGACCGGTGGGGTCGGCTCGGTGGGTGTCGATCTGCTCTCCGCGCTGGGCTATCACGTCGTGGCCTCGACCGGTAAGGCCGACCGCGCCGACGAACTCCGCGCGCTCGGGGCGGCCGAGGTGATCGGCAGGCTGCCCGCCGATCCGGACGCCAAGCCCCGCCCGCTGGCACGTGCACAGTGGGCCGCGGCGGTCGACTGCGTCGGCGGCGCCACGCTCGCCGACGTGCTCAGCACCCTCAAGTACGGCGGCGCGGTGGCCGCGAGCGGACTCACGGGCGGCGTGGCGCTCCACACGACGGTGATGCCGTTCATCCTGCGCGGGGTGGCGCTGCTCGGCATCGACTCGGTGCAGATGCCGATCGGGCCGCGTCGCGCGCTGTGGGAGAAACTCGGCGGTCCCCTCAAGCCCCGCCACCTCGACGACGTGACGCACGAGGTCGACATCAAGGACGTGGTCGGTGTGATCGACGAGGTACGCGCCGGCCGCTACGCCGGCCGGGCCGTCGTGAAGGTCGCCGGCGGCTTCTAG
- a CDS encoding acyl-CoA dehydrogenase family protein — protein sequence MAINLELPRKLQAVVEKGHQGAAEMLRPISRKYDLAEHAYPVELDTLANLFEGISSAKTISFAGAEAFRDDANGSGKDATVNGANMSALLNALEISWGDVALLLSVPRQGLGNAAISSVATPEQLERLGKDVWAAMAITEPGFGSDSAAVSTTAVLDGDEYVINGEKIFVTAGSRATHIVVWATLDKSLGRAAIKSFIVPREHPGVTVERLERKLGIKASDTAVIRFENVRIPKDNLLGDPEIHVEKGFAGVMETFDNTRPIVAAMAVGIARAALEDLRAILTDAGVEISYDKPAHAQSAAAAEFLRMEADWEAGYLLTVRSAWQADNNIPNSKEASMGKAKAARVASDITLKAVEMAGTTGYSEQTLLEKWARDSKILDIFEGTQQIQQLVVARRLLGLTSAELK from the coding sequence ATGGCAATCAATCTGGAACTGCCCCGCAAGCTTCAGGCAGTCGTCGAGAAGGGCCATCAGGGCGCCGCGGAGATGCTGCGGCCCATCTCGCGCAAGTACGACCTCGCCGAGCACGCCTACCCGGTCGAGCTCGACACCCTGGCCAACCTGTTCGAGGGCATCTCGAGCGCCAAGACCATCTCGTTCGCGGGCGCCGAGGCGTTCCGCGACGACGCCAACGGCTCCGGCAAGGACGCGACGGTCAACGGCGCCAACATGTCTGCGTTGCTGAACGCTCTGGAGATCAGCTGGGGCGATGTGGCGCTGCTGCTGTCGGTGCCGCGCCAGGGCCTGGGCAACGCGGCCATCTCCTCGGTCGCGACGCCCGAACAGCTGGAGCGTCTGGGCAAGGACGTGTGGGCCGCGATGGCCATCACCGAACCGGGATTCGGCTCCGACTCGGCCGCGGTGTCGACCACCGCGGTGCTCGACGGCGACGAGTACGTGATCAACGGCGAGAAGATCTTCGTCACCGCGGGTTCGCGTGCCACCCACATCGTGGTGTGGGCGACGCTGGACAAGTCGCTGGGCCGTGCGGCGATCAAGTCGTTCATCGTGCCGCGTGAGCATCCCGGCGTCACCGTCGAACGTCTCGAGCGCAAGCTGGGCATCAAGGCCTCCGACACCGCGGTGATCCGCTTCGAGAACGTCCGCATCCCCAAGGACAACCTGCTGGGCGACCCGGAAATCCATGTGGAGAAGGGTTTCGCCGGGGTCATGGAGACCTTCGACAACACCCGGCCCATCGTCGCGGCCATGGCCGTCGGCATCGCCCGCGCGGCGCTAGAGGACCTGCGCGCGATCCTCACCGACGCCGGGGTGGAGATCTCCTACGACAAGCCCGCCCACGCGCAGAGCGCCGCGGCCGCGGAGTTCCTGCGCATGGAGGCCGACTGGGAGGCCGGCTACCTGTTGACGGTCCGCTCGGCGTGGCAGGCCGACAACAACATCCCCAACTCCAAGGAAGCCTCGATGGGCAAGGCCAAGGCCGCCCGGGTGGCCAGCGACATCACGCTCAAGGCCGTCGAAATGGCGGGCACCACAGGCTATTCCGAGCAGACCCTGTTGGAGAAGTGGGCGCGTGATTCCAAGATCCTCGACATCTTCGAGGGCACGCAGCAGATCCAGCAACTCGTCGTGGCGCGGCGGTTGCTGGGCCTGACCTCCGCCGAACTGAAGTAG
- the smpB gene encoding SsrA-binding protein SmpB, which yields MTKKSASSNNKVVATNRKARHNYTILETFEAGIVLMGTEVKSLREGQASLADAFATVDDGEIWLRNLHIAEYHHGTWTNHAPRRNRKLLLHRKQIDNLIGKIRDGNLTLVPLSIYFTDGKVKVELALARGKQAHDKRQDIARRDAQREVIRELGRRAKGKI from the coding sequence GTGACCAAGAAGAGCGCCTCGAGCAACAACAAGGTGGTCGCCACCAACCGCAAGGCGCGACACAACTACACGATCCTGGAGACCTTCGAGGCCGGGATCGTGTTGATGGGCACGGAGGTCAAGAGTCTGCGCGAAGGGCAGGCCTCGCTGGCCGACGCGTTCGCCACGGTCGACGACGGCGAGATCTGGCTGCGCAACCTCCACATCGCCGAATATCACCACGGCACCTGGACCAACCACGCGCCGCGGCGCAACCGCAAGCTGCTGCTGCACCGCAAGCAGATCGACAACCTGATCGGCAAGATCCGCGACGGCAACCTCACGCTGGTGCCGTTGTCGATCTACTTCACCGACGGCAAGGTCAAGGTCGAGCTCGCGCTGGCCCGCGGCAAGCAGGCGCACGACAAGCGCCAGGACATCGCCCGACGAGACGCTCAACGCGAGGTGATCCGCGAGCTGGGCCGCCGGGCCAAGGGCAAGATCTGA
- the ftsE gene encoding cell division ATP-binding protein FtsE, whose translation MITLDHVTKQYKSSARPALDDVSLKIDKGEFVFLIGPSGSGKSTFMRLLLGAETPTSGDVQVSKFHVNKLPGRHIPSLRQVIGCVFQDFRLLQQKTVFENVAFALEVIGKRADTINRVVPDVLEMVGLSGKANRLPSELSGGEQQRVAIARAFVNRPLVLIADEPTGNLDPETSKDIMDLLERINRTGTTVVMATHDHHIVDSMRQRVVELELGRLIRDEQRGVYGMDR comes from the coding sequence ATGATCACCCTCGACCACGTGACGAAGCAGTACAAGTCTTCGGCGCGCCCAGCCCTCGACGATGTCTCGTTGAAGATCGACAAGGGTGAGTTCGTCTTCCTCATCGGCCCGTCCGGGTCGGGCAAGTCGACGTTCATGCGGCTGTTGCTGGGGGCCGAGACGCCGACCTCTGGCGACGTGCAGGTGTCGAAGTTTCACGTCAACAAGCTGCCCGGCCGTCACATCCCGAGCCTGCGCCAGGTGATCGGCTGTGTGTTCCAGGATTTCCGTCTGCTGCAGCAGAAGACGGTGTTCGAGAACGTGGCGTTCGCTCTGGAGGTGATCGGCAAGCGCGCCGACACCATCAACCGGGTGGTGCCCGACGTGCTGGAGATGGTGGGACTTTCCGGCAAGGCGAACCGCCTGCCCAGTGAACTCTCCGGTGGTGAGCAGCAGCGGGTGGCCATCGCCCGCGCGTTCGTCAACCGGCCGCTGGTGCTGATCGCCGACGAGCCCACCGGCAACCTGGACCCGGAGACCAGCAAGGACATCATGGATCTCCTCGAGCGGATCAACCGCACCGGGACCACCGTGGTCATGGCCACCCACGACCATCACATCGTCGACTCCATGCGTCAGCGGGTCGTCGAACTCGAACTCGGCCGGCTGATCCGTGATGAGCAGCGCGGCGTCTACGGAATGGATCGCTAG
- a CDS encoding acyl-CoA dehydrogenase family protein, with translation MTNTLPSKNGSVTRPKRSGHESAVGLQKHKRTATDIGLALITPIVGQEWLDRYGLRDPLNRGLKYGVKQVFSTAGATTRQFKRIQGIGKAPTRLKASGADLFDLTPDDDQKMIVETVNEFAAEILRPAAEEADEAATYPPDLIAKAAELGITAVNVPEDFEGIAEHRSTVTNALVAEALAYGDMGLALPILAPGGVASALTHWGSADQQATYLKEYAGDNVPQSSVVIAEPHALFDPTELKTTAVRTPSGYRLSGVKSLVPAAADAELFIVAAQFNGKPALFIVEASSKGLSVKADRSMGLRAAALGQIELDNVTVPLSARLGEDGATDQDYSEAIALARLGWAALAVGTSHAVLDYVVPYVKERHAFGEPIAHRQSVAFMCANIAIELDGLRLITWRGAARAEQGLPFAREAALARKLGADKGMQIGLDGVQLLGGHGYTKEHPVERWYRDLRAIGIAEGVVVI, from the coding sequence ATGACCAACACCCTGCCGTCCAAGAACGGCTCTGTAACCCGTCCGAAGCGCTCCGGCCACGAAAGCGCCGTGGGCCTGCAGAAGCACAAGCGGACCGCGACCGACATCGGCCTCGCGCTCATCACCCCGATCGTGGGGCAGGAATGGCTGGACCGCTACGGCCTGCGCGACCCGCTCAACCGGGGTCTGAAATACGGTGTGAAGCAGGTCTTTTCGACTGCGGGTGCGACCACCCGGCAGTTCAAGCGCATCCAGGGGATCGGCAAGGCGCCCACCCGGCTCAAGGCCAGCGGCGCCGACCTGTTCGACCTGACCCCCGACGACGACCAGAAGATGATCGTCGAGACGGTCAACGAGTTCGCCGCCGAGATCCTGCGCCCCGCCGCCGAAGAGGCCGACGAAGCCGCCACCTATCCCCCGGATCTGATCGCCAAGGCTGCCGAACTGGGCATCACGGCGGTCAACGTGCCCGAAGATTTCGAGGGCATCGCCGAGCACCGCTCGACGGTGACCAATGCCCTGGTCGCCGAGGCGCTGGCGTACGGCGACATGGGCCTGGCCCTGCCCATCCTGGCGCCCGGCGGCGTCGCATCCGCACTGACACACTGGGGCAGCGCAGATCAGCAGGCGACCTACCTCAAGGAGTACGCCGGCGACAACGTCCCGCAGTCCAGCGTCGTGATCGCCGAACCACACGCCCTGTTCGACCCGACCGAACTCAAGACCACCGCGGTCCGCACGCCGAGCGGCTACCGTCTGTCCGGTGTCAAGTCGCTGGTCCCGGCCGCCGCGGATGCCGAATTGTTCATCGTCGCCGCGCAATTCAACGGCAAGCCGGCGCTGTTCATCGTCGAGGCGTCGTCGAAGGGCCTGAGCGTCAAGGCCGACCGCAGCATGGGCCTGCGGGCCGCCGCGCTGGGTCAGATCGAACTCGACAACGTCACGGTTCCGCTCAGCGCCCGCCTGGGCGAGGACGGCGCGACCGATCAGGACTACTCGGAGGCGATCGCGCTGGCCCGGCTCGGCTGGGCCGCACTGGCGGTCGGCACGTCGCACGCGGTGCTCGACTACGTCGTCCCCTACGTCAAGGAACGCCACGCGTTCGGTGAGCCGATCGCGCACCGGCAGTCGGTGGCGTTCATGTGCGCCAACATCGCGATCGAACTCGACGGTCTGCGGCTGATCACGTGGCGCGGCGCGGCGCGCGCCGAGCAGGGCCTGCCGTTCGCCCGCGAGGCCGCCCTCGCGCGCAAGCTCGGTGCCGACAAGGGCATGCAGATCGGCCTGGACGGTGTGCAGCTGCTCGGCGGCCACGGCTACACCAAGGAGCACCCGGTCGAGCGCTGGTACCGCGATCTGCGGGCCATCGGCATCGCCGAAGGTGTCGTGGTCATCTAA